The DNA sequence CCGCTGGAGGTCTTCGGAGCGGGACTTCCCTGAGCGTCGCGCACAAACCAGACGGTTCGGTGGCCAGCAACCTCGCGAAAGAACGCCGCTGCCTGGCTACCGCTCTGACTCACGAGCCGTGAGGCTAGCAGCACAGATCCCAGGTTGTCGGCGTTAGGGCGTGTTTCAGAAGTGGAGATCGTCTGATCCGACGTCGGCGTGTCGGTGATCGATAAGGGGCGAGGGTCTCCGGTAGGTGGTTCAACGACCAAGAAGAACCCTTTACCGGAGACCTCGTGGCCACCTTGGCGGTGACGAGGCGCCACGATCTGACCGACGCTCAGTGGGCGGTGTTGGAGCCGTTGCTGCCGTGTCGGCGTCGGTTGGGGCGTCCGCCGAAGTGCAGTAGACGGCAGTTGATCGACGGGATCCGGTGACGGATGCGCGTCGGTTCGCCGTGGCGGGATGTTCCGGCTGCGTATGGGCTGTGGCAGACGGTGTATGGGTTGTTCCGTCGGTGGCAGCGGGCTTGGGTGTGGCAGGCGGTGTTCACCGCGGTGCTGGCCCGCCAGGACGCTGCCGGGCGGATCGGGTGGGACGTGTCGGTGGATTCCACGGTGATGCGGGCGCATCAGCACGCCGCCGGGGCCCGCCGCGACGGTCACGCTCAGGTCGAGGCGCCCGGTGGTGTGCAGGTCGAGCCGGACGATCACGCGATCGGCCGGTCGCACGGAGGGTTGAGCACCAAGCTGCACCTGGCCTGTGAGCAGGGCAGCCGGCCGCTGGCGATGCTGCTGACCGTGGGGCAACGCGGCGACAACCGCGGCTTCGTCCCGGTCCTGGACCGCATCTGGGTCCCTCGTCTCGGGGGTGGCCGGCCCAGGACCCGACCGGATCGGGTCCTGGGCGACAAGGCGTACAGCAGCGCGGCAAGCCGGGCCTGGCTACGCGCCCGAGGCATCAAGGCCACCATCCCGATCAAGGCAGACCAGGCCCGTAACCGCGCTGCCCGAGGCTCACACGGCGGACGCCCACCGGCCTTCGACCCCGAGATCTACAAGCAACGCCACGCCGTCGAGTGCGGCATCAAACCAGCTCAAACAAAACCTGCCCTGGCCACCCGCTACGACAAACTCGCCGTCCGCTACGAAGCCATCATCACCATCGCCGCGATCAACACCTGGCTCCGCACCCACTTCTGAAACACGCCCTAGCCCGCTCCCCCGACTACGCAATAGCCACCGCTTGACGAAAGCCGGGGGACTTCAGGATTCGTATCGGCATGGGATCGACACCGTAGCCGCACACAGAACGACTTCATGTGTCCCTAGCCAGCCGAGCTCTAGATATCGAAGGGCAACAACTACAACTCCTGACCGGTCTCTTTCTGGTCGCCGCGGGACTGCATGAGCAGGGACTGCGCGCGTTCGCACTCCGCAGCCAGTCTTTCGAGATCCCTGAGCTTCAGGGCGTCAGGGGCGGCGCTGTCAGCCCCGGCCTCCTCGTCGTTGTCGTGTACGCCCGACTCCATCAGGTCGTCCAATGACTTCAGGAAGGAGAACTCGTCGTCGGGAAGCTTTCTGGCCAGTCTCACCCATCTGGCTTCCTTGGTTGACGCCACCTGCGCGGCGCTGTAGACGAGAGAGCGAACGACGTCGCGTGCGGCGCTCTCCACCGCCAGCGCCGTGGACAGCAGCGCGTTGGAGGCGACTTGTTCGGGGGTGGGCGTGTTCTCTGCATCGAATTTGCGGTAGAAGGCCCAGGGCGGTGCCTTGGGGTCGAGTCTGGCGAGGGCTCGGTGTAGTGCCTCGTAGGTCGCCATTGGACGCTCGTCGCTACTAATGGTGTGGCGATGGCTCCACAGTCGCAGGATCTCGCCGGCACACTCCCGGCGAAGCTCCTCACGCTCGGGGCCCGCTGGTGCATGTTCCACACGGGTTATCAGGTCGGCGATGTACTGCGCCATCCACCGGCCAAGGGTGTCATGGGTGTCCAGCATGGACGCGAGTTCCCTGCCGAGCGCGAGAATCTGGTCAAAGTTCGACGAACCCGCTGCGGCCGTCGAAGACGACAACTTTGAAATCGGGTTCGGTGTATCTGCTTGCTGGGTCATCTGATTCGGCCTTGTCGCCCGTGGCGGCGGGTTTGCGCCGCTCGATAGTCACTTTGAAGATCACGTTCATGTTCGTGGCGTCAGTGAGAAGACGCAGACTGTCGATTGTCGCGCTGAGCCGCTGCCCTTGGCTGCCCGTGGTGTGGTTGGCGCCGCGATCTACAAGATCGCGCCACACGTAGGAGCGCATCACGGCCTGACCGTCTCGATGCCAGAGCCTCTGGTCGGCATCTGAGCTCAGATCCAGCCAGGCGCAGGCCTCGTTCGAGGGCCTGGGGCCGGGGTATTTGACGCCGCCAGCCAGCGGATCACGCTCGTCGAGGCCGCCGACCAGGTCCGTATGCTTGATCCAGCCGAGCAGGCGATAGCCGGCTAGATCGATCTCGCAGTCGTCTTCTGCGGTCGGAACCCTGAAGTCGTAGCTGCTGGCGGACGCCTGCCAGGCGGCGAGGAGGTGGCTGGAGCGGCCGGGCTCGACGAGGGCGCTTTCCACCATGACGATCTCGGTGCTGTCGTGGTAGTTCTGCTCGGACCATTCCCAGACGGTGATCATTCCCGGGTCCGCTTCGAAGATCTGGGCGGTGAGGTCTTCTGACGTGACCGGCTGTGTCCAGGCGCCGTCGCGGTATGCCGCGTCGGACAGCGTGCTTCGATCAGCGGGCACCGGGTCGCGGCGGTCGGCGAGCCAGCGGCCGTCCGGGCGCGTCGGACGGAATCGCTGAAGCCAGTCGGGGAAGCTGTCGAAGCTATCGGGGTCGTCGCGGGCGGGTCTAGTGTCGATGAGATGACCGGCAACGGTCATCAGCGCGTGGAAGCTCAGATAGAAGTCAAGATCGTGAACAGTCGGAGTGTCGTACTTGTAGTAGTGGGTCTTCTGTCGGTCGAAGAGTCCCCGACTCTGGCGCAGGTCCTCGACGCGGCCCTCACGAACGTCGAGCCCCCACAGCGTGGTAATCACGTCGCCGGCCATGCGTACCACTTCTGCGGGGTCCATGGCGAAACAGCGCGCGAGCGGCTCGATCCAGTGCTCTTCGAAGTCGAAGTGAAAGCGGTAAGCGCCTTCCTGCCGCCGGCGCGGCCTTGAGCCGAGAGACTTGCGGCGTGTTCGGGTTGCTGGGACCTTGCTGATCGGCTTGTTACGTGCCGCCAGACGGGCGCGCTCATCGCTGTCCAGGTCGATTAGCCCGTGGCGGTCGAGCGCTTCCAGTAATCGGCATGCGCTCTCTCGCATCAGCACGTGGGTGTGCGTGCCGAGTGCCATCCGCCGTAGCTGCGCCTCGAAGGGTCGTAGGCTCGCTGGGTTGTCGATGACGACCCGTTCCAGGCCCATGAACAGCCACAACTGGGCATGCTGGTCGTAGAAGGCCACGCGGCTGTCAGCGAACGGCTGCGGAGGCGCGGCGTCGGCGAGCTCGGCGAGGGCATCGAGTTCTGCCTTGGCACCGAGCCGGCCGAGCAGGTGGACCACATGGGCGGCCAGCCAACGGGTCCGGTCGTCGGGGTCAGCCAACGCCGACCACACGTACCCGGCGGCGCAGACGCGCAAATCCTCTGGAGGAGTCAGCCCAGGCATCCATGGGCCGTCGGCGGTCTCGGGATCGATGAGGTAGTCGAGCTCGTCTGCGGCTTGGTCGAAGGCGTCTCGCGCGTCGGCGGGTGGCAGCCATTTCGCGGTGTTGCCGACCAAAGCGAAGCAGGACTCTGAGTCGAGCAGGTCGTTTCGTGCGCCGAGTTCCGCCAGCGCCGTGTCGTACAGGTCCTGCGGCGGCTGCCCAGTGACACGGCTCAGCATTTTGATGGACAAGGACCGGTACCTGCGTGTCACGATCTCGCCGCAGAACCGGCTGACCGCAGCTGTGGCCAGGGCACGGGCGGCGTCTCTCGCCGCACGGGGCAGGCCGGTGGCTTGCTCGAGCTTTTCCAGCAGCTTGCCGTGTGCGTACGCCTCCAGGTGGGGGTTCAGCGCGAAGGTCGTAATGGCCTCGTGCAGGTTGCGTGACGCGGTGGCGAGCACCGCGTCAATGAGGTCGTCGATGTTGAGGTTCCGGTGGCGGTCTAAGCACAGGCGGCGGGCCTGCTCAAGCCCTGCAGCGCAGGTCACGGCGATCGCGGCCAGTTCTGCCAGGTCGGGAGCTCTTCGCGTTTCCCAGGTGGAATGGGAGACGTCCCACGACATGCCGTGCCGGTGGGTCGCGGTGCAGTTGTCGACGGCTCGGTCTTTGCGGGCGTCTCGCGCGTAGACGGTGCCGGACAGGTCTACGGTGTGCCGTCCGGCAAGTTCGTCCAGGTGCTCGAAGTAGTCGACGGGATGCCAGTCGACGCGGTCATATTCGCCTGCGGCGTCGAAGAGCAACTGCGGGTGGGCCGACCCTGATTCCAGTGCGGTCTGCAGAGCCGCGCGGACATCGGACGTCTCGGCGAGGGGCAGTAGGGCTAGGCCCGCCAGCGGGGCCTGCTCGGCGAGGCCTTGACCTGGCTGCAGCAGTTGCCGTAGTACCAGATCAGCGTATCCGAAGTTGCGGCTGCGCCATCGGGCGGCGATCGCTACCGCAGACCGATGGCTGAACCCCGATACCGTCTGGATGCATTGAGCGTGGTCGGCGGCGTCTTCCAGGTAAGGGCTGAGCGCCTCGAATGTTCTGGCGACTCGGTAGGCCCGTTCAAGGTCTTCCCCGAGCTCACCGGCGCGCCGCGCGAGTGCGTTGATCCCCGCCCAGCGGTCCATGATGTCGTCGCCGATCTTGTCGGCGGTGTCCACCGCACGACCGAAGTAGGCCTTCGCCTCGCCGCGCATGGCCGGACGGATCGCTTTGGCGAGTGCGGCAAACATGTCGATCTTCTCGCTGGCGGCGACGTGTGCCCGGGTGACCTGCTCGTCCAACCGGCCTGCGACGGCGAAGATGACGTCGTCCATGTGCCGTGACAGGGCGCTGTGCCGGACGACGTCGATCAGCGTCGGCCAGAACATGTAGCCCCAGACGGTCTCCAGCCAGACACCGTACTTCGTGATCAAGGCGGGGTGTTGACGGCGGCTGAGGATCTGCGCCGACAGCCGTGCCACTGACGCCAGCATCAGACGCGGTGTCTGATAGTCGCTGACACTACGGCTGTAGGTGCTCGCGGCAAGCTGTTCGAGTTCCTCCTCGACGTCGTCGGGCGAACAGGCGACGCGTGCCCACAGACTCGCCCA is a window from the Micromonospora sp. DSM 45708 genome containing:
- a CDS encoding DUF2750 domain-containing protein: MAPRHRQGGHEVSGKGFFLVVEPPTGDPRPLSITDTPTSDQTISTSETRPNADNLGSVLLASRLVSQSGSQAAAFFREVAGHRTVWFVRDAQGSPAPKTSSGARAMPYWSSRARAQRAADIWGNDLRPVSVSLQVWRNNEC